Genomic DNA from Neisseria lisongii:
ATAAGTGGACATTTGGCGGTTTACTTCCTCCAGCGCTTCGTCAATCTGCTGCTGCAATTTCGCCGCCGCAGGCGTTTTACCGCTGCTTGGCGGCAGATATTTCACAGTATAAGTCGTCCCCATCGTCTCGCCCTGCAGGGTTACGGTTTGCGGCGTTTTGTCGCAGGCGGCAAGTGCCGGCAGAAGCAGCAGAGCGGCAAAAAATGCAGTCGGTTTGTTCGGCATAATCGGGTTTGGTTTGGAATAAGGCCGCTATTTTAACGTATTGCCGGATAAATACAAAACAATCCGCCGGCTGATTTTTAGCTGCGCAGAAATTCACTGCGTTCATTTTAGCGAAACCTACGGTTTTAGCTTCGCAGAAATTCACTGCGTTCATTTTCAGACGGCCTCAAGCCACTTCGTTATATAATCAGACCATCTTTATCAAAACGGAATATCAAAATGTTTGCACTGTATCTGTTGATTGCCCTGTCGGCCGGGCTGGCATTGCCGATTCAGGCGGCGGTAAACAGCCGTTTGGCGGCAGCCGCAGGCGGCGAAACTTTGGTGGCAACTTTTGTTTCATTCGCCGTCGGCACTCTATTTCTGTTTTTCGCAGCGTGGGCAAAAACCGATTTATTCGGCCATCTCGCCACCGTCGGGCAACAGCCGTGGTGGAAACTGAGCGGCGGCCTGCTGGGATCGCTGTTCGTGTTCACCACCATCCTGCTCGCTCCCAAACTCGGTGTGGCAAATATGCTGTTCGTCATCATCATCGGCCAGCTCACCGCCGCCGCCATTATCGATCACTTTGGTTTAATCGGCATGGCGGCACGGGAAATCAGCTTCAGCAAACTGCTCGGGCTGGGCATCATGGGAATTGGGCTGGCAGTGTTTTCGTTTGGCGATAAGATTTTGAAGTGAAGAGAGAAACCAAAGCCGTCTGAAAATGCGCAAGTCCGTATTTTCAGACGGCCTATTCAAGCCACAGAATCCGTTTATATTTCAAATATCCACGCTGCAACGAAAAAGGTCGGATTTGAGAATCCGACCTACTCAAGCATGAATGATTAATTACATAAAGTATCGTAGAGATAACTGGCAAGCGAAGCGTTACTGTAAGTTTCCCACTCCAAATTGCTTGGCAGTTTTTGGTTAAAGACCAGTTTGTCGTTTTTCCAAAATGTGGCTGATTGTATATTGCCTAAGCGGTATTTCTGCAGCGGGCTGCAGGAGATTTTGGTTACGACTTGCTCTTCATCGACATATAAGCCGATAGTATCGTTATACCAAGCAGGACTAAGTCTTGAGGCATATTTCACCTGCACATAGCGGGTTTTATAGCCGTCTTTAAAGGTAGCGTAATCATAGCGGACGGAATCGGAATCGTACCAGTAGGTAGCTTTGCTGTTGCCGATAGTTTCATTATTACCGCCAATCCGCACCCAGTTGGTGGCGAATGCGGGTTGGGCGAGGGCGAGGGTGATCAGGCTGAGCAGTAGGGTTTTTTTCATGGTTGGTTTTCCTTTTTTGTAGAAAAAAATTATTCTATTTTTTTTTTTTTTTTTTTTTTTTTTTTTTTTCAACAGTTTAGGAATTTGATTAGAATCAGGGCATGAAAATCGGGGATAGGGGTTTGTTTTTTATGAAAATATCGTTGGTTGGCGGTGTTGTGGCGGGGCAACAGTGGGCGTGCGGCGGCTGAATATGAGAAGAGCCGCAGGAAAAAATCCATGCGGCTTGAATGTGGTGGGTCCGGTGGGTTTCGAACCCACGACCAAGGGATTATGAGTCCCCTGCTCTAACCCCTGAGCTACAGACCCGATACGGAGTAGGGGCGTATTGTAGCATAATTTTGGTATCGGGCAACGGTATTGTGGATAAGATGTGGTGGATTCGCTTTAAAACAGCGCAGCGTCGGCTCGTTTGGTCGGTATGGAAAATGAAGTGTTTCGGCTATAATGCAGCATGATTTTGGATGCCGTCTGAAAACCTGTTTCGTTTGTT
This window encodes:
- a CDS encoding DMT family transporter, producing MFALYLLIALSAGLALPIQAAVNSRLAAAAGGETLVATFVSFAVGTLFLFFAAWAKTDLFGHLATVGQQPWWKLSGGLLGSLFVFTTILLAPKLGVANMLFVIIIGQLTAAAIIDHFGLIGMAAREISFSKLLGLGIMGIGLAVFSFGDKILK